A genomic segment from Bradyrhizobium diazoefficiens USDA 110 encodes:
- a CDS encoding DUF2274 domain-containing protein, which translates to MTKLKLGPLEDDKPVKLTTELPAAVFRDLRSYAEILTHSVGLMTRTEPAKLIAPMIERRMATDRAFAKARRNTLSSHLGHSVHDAGQETDATMDCR; encoded by the coding sequence ATGACGAAGCTCAAGCTTGGGCCGCTTGAAGACGACAAGCCAGTCAAGCTCACGACCGAGCTGCCGGCGGCGGTCTTTAGGGATCTCAGAAGCTACGCCGAGATCCTGACGCATAGCGTAGGTCTGATGACGCGGACCGAGCCTGCTAAACTGATTGCGCCGATGATCGAGCGTCGCATGGCGACCGACCGCGCCTTCGCGAAAGCACGGCGAAATACACTCAGCTCGCACCTCGGTCATAGCGTTCACGACGCAGGTCAAGAAACGGACGCAACGATGGATTGCCGTTAG
- a CDS encoding aspartate aminotransferase family protein: MLPSSQQARDVAYQLHAYTNARSHQRAGPLIIERGEGPYVFDTAGKRYLDAMAGLWSAGLGFSEKRLIEAAHRQMQILPFYHTFASRSNGPSIALAEKLVKMSPVPMSKVFFTNSGSEANDTVLKLIAYRSNAAGQPQRKKVISRLRGYHGVTIGAASLTGFPDNHRSFDLPLPNIMHTGSPHFYKDSRAGESEETFATRRAEELESLIQREGADTIAAFFGEPVMGAGGVIVPPPTYWDKIQSVLKKHSILLVADEVICGFGRTGKMFGCETYNIAPDVIVVSKQLTSSYFPLSAIIMNDYMFEPIADESNKVGLLAHGFTGGGHPVGAAVALENLKLIEERGLIANVGRIGAYMQERLRTLVDHPLVGEVRGVGLIAAIELVLDKKRKVAATTPGDVGSIASRLLHERGIIVRNVDDALSICPPLIVNKDQIDELIDGITGMLHDLKATVVNCREPH; encoded by the coding sequence ATGCTGCCCAGTTCTCAACAGGCCCGAGATGTGGCCTATCAGCTTCACGCCTATACCAACGCGCGGTCGCACCAACGGGCCGGGCCGCTCATAATTGAACGCGGCGAGGGCCCCTACGTCTTCGACACGGCAGGAAAACGCTACCTCGATGCGATGGCCGGTCTCTGGAGTGCGGGTCTTGGCTTCAGCGAAAAGCGGCTTATCGAAGCCGCGCATCGCCAGATGCAAATCCTGCCATTCTATCATACCTTCGCATCACGATCGAATGGGCCTTCCATCGCGCTTGCCGAGAAGCTGGTGAAGATGTCTCCGGTGCCAATGAGTAAGGTGTTCTTCACAAATTCCGGCTCGGAAGCGAACGATACGGTGTTGAAGCTGATCGCCTATCGATCGAATGCAGCGGGCCAGCCTCAGCGCAAGAAGGTCATCAGCCGGTTGCGCGGCTATCACGGCGTCACGATCGGTGCGGCAAGCCTGACCGGATTTCCAGACAACCACCGCTCTTTCGATCTGCCGCTCCCCAACATTATGCACACGGGCTCCCCCCATTTCTACAAGGACAGCCGTGCGGGCGAATCGGAGGAGACCTTTGCTACGCGTCGGGCCGAGGAGCTCGAGTCGCTGATTCAGCGCGAAGGTGCCGATACCATTGCAGCATTCTTCGGTGAGCCTGTCATGGGCGCGGGCGGCGTCATCGTTCCGCCGCCGACTTACTGGGACAAAATTCAAAGTGTGCTAAAAAAGCATAGCATCCTTTTGGTCGCTGATGAGGTGATTTGCGGCTTTGGCCGGACAGGAAAAATGTTCGGTTGCGAAACCTACAACATCGCGCCCGATGTAATCGTGGTGTCGAAGCAGCTCACGTCCAGTTATTTTCCGTTATCTGCGATCATAATGAATGACTACATGTTCGAACCAATCGCGGACGAGAGCAATAAGGTTGGACTGCTGGCTCATGGCTTCACGGGCGGTGGTCACCCGGTCGGAGCCGCCGTAGCGCTCGAAAACCTCAAACTCATCGAGGAGCGGGGTCTGATTGCGAACGTTGGCCGCATCGGGGCCTACATGCAGGAACGGCTGCGCACGCTCGTTGACCATCCACTCGTTGGGGAGGTCCGTGGCGTTGGCCTTATTGCGGCAATCGAGCTGGTGCTGGACAAGAAACGGAAAGTCGCCGCTACTACTCCGGGCGATGTTGGCAGCATTGCGAGCCGGTTGCTGCACGAGCGAGGGATCATCGTGCGGAATGTAGACGATGCATTGTCGATATGCCCACCTCTGATCGTCAACAAGGATCAAATCGACGAGCTCATCGACGGGATCACGGGCATGCTCCACGATCTTAAGGCGACTGTAGTTAATTGTCGCGAGCCTCACTAG
- a CDS encoding dTDP-4-dehydrorhamnose 3,5-epimerase family protein: MRGKVLDLAVDVRVRSPNFGRYVAVELSEHNRRQLWVPRGFAHGFVVCSQRPRTFSTNAMISIIRRTRFRSAGTTR; encoded by the coding sequence ATGAGGGGCAAGGTGCTCGACCTCGCGGTCGACGTCCGCGTCCGGAGCCCGAATTTCGGACGCTACGTTGCCGTCGAATTAAGCGAGCATAACCGGCGGCAACTATGGGTTCCGCGCGGATTCGCGCACGGTTTCGTTGTGTGCTCTCAGAGACCGCGGACTTTTTCTACAAATGCGATGATTTCTATAATCCGGAGAACGAGGTTTCGATCCGCTGGGACGACCCGGTGA
- a CDS encoding dTDP-4-dehydrorhamnose 3,5-epimerase family protein, with translation MLSETADFFYKCDDFYNPENEVSIRWDDPVIGINWGIKKPSLSAKDAAAPLLADIQNFHCTGGYW, from the coding sequence GTGCTCTCAGAGACCGCGGACTTTTTCTACAAATGCGATGATTTCTATAATCCGGAGAACGAGGTTTCGATCCGCTGGGACGACCCGGTGATCGGTATAAACTGGGGTATCAAAAAGCCGTCGCTCTCGGCCAAGGACGCGGCCGCGCCGCTGCTTGCCGACATCCAAAACTTCCATTGTACGGGCGGATACTGGTGA
- a CDS encoding IS5-like element ISBj2 family transposase (programmed frameshift), with translation MRAGLFWLNDRQWARIEPHLPRGLTGPDRDDDRRIVSGIIHMLQSGARWRDCPREYGPYTTIYNRFNRWAKRGRWCAIFEALAKPGEDGVVLSLDSTSIKAHRCASGGKGGSTNQAIGRSRGGRTTKIHALSDPLCRPVVLHLTPGQDADIAAAPDVLALAPPMSVLLADKGYDGDKLRGAIIRRGAKPVIPNKSNRVVIHRFNKRAYKGRNVIERCFCRLKDFRRIATRYDKLARNFLAAVHLAALVAYWLN, from the exons ATGCGCGCTGGTTTGTTTTGGCTGAACGACAGGCAATGGGCGCGTATCGAACCGCATCTGCCGAGGGGACTGACGGGGCCGGATCGGGACGACGACCGACGCATCGTCAGCGGCATCATTCACATGCTGCAATCGGGTGCACGATGGCGTGATTGTCCACGTGAATACGGCCCTTACACGACGATCTACAATCGCTTCAATCGCTGGGCCAAGCGAGGACGATGGTGCGCAATCTTCGAAGCGCTGGCCAAGCCTGGCGAAGACGGCGTCGTACTGTCGCTCGACTCGACCTCGATTAAAGCTCACCGGTGTGCCTCCGGCGGAAAAGGGGGGAGCACAA ATCAAGCAATCGGCCGCTCGCGCGGAGGCCGCACGACAAAAATCCATGCGCTGAGCGATCCGCTCTGCCGGCCGGTCGTCCTGCATCTGACTCCAGGCCAGGATGCCGATATCGCTGCGGCTCCCGATGTCCTGGCGCTCGCGCCACCCATGAGCGTGCTCCTCGCCGACAAAGGGTATGATGGCGACAAGCTTCGCGGCGCAATCATTCGTCGCGGCGCCAAGCCCGTAATCCCCAATAAATCTAACCGTGTCGTCATCCATCGCTTCAACAAACGCGCCTACAAAGGACGAAATGTCATCGAACGCTGCTTTTGCAGGCTCAAGGACTTCCGGCGCATCGCCACGCGATATGACAAGCTCGCCCGTAATTTTTTGGCCGCTGTTCATCTCGCCGCTCTCGTCGCATATTGGCTCAATTGA
- a CDS encoding transposase gives MKPDARVCDVARRYGVKAQQLTTWRRLARAGRLALVTDDAADFVSIELSDPVAPGKSEGPSRLRLARFRSAWMRTCRRCGSRRS, from the coding sequence ATGAAGCCCGACGCCCGGGTATGTGATGTCGCACGGCGTTATGGTGTGAAGGCCCAGCAGTTGACGACGTGGCGCAGATTGGCGCGTGCTGGCCGGCTCGCATTGGTCACGGACGACGCGGCGGATTTCGTGTCGATCGAGCTGAGCGATCCAGTGGCGCCAGGCAAGAGCGAGGGCCCGTCGAGATTACGATTGGCAAGGTTTCGGTCCGCCTGGATGCGGACGTGTCGGCGGTGCGGATCGCGGAGATCGTGA
- a CDS encoding Ulp1 family isopeptidase: MDFPSTKRVREQSDSTGPQESSPAAPSAAAATFERQLSEIGSSGEGDGAMPAASTPQPAQSKGILRRLSKSPLYSQDAPLILGLEKALIKGGAAKGTARNNLYSLRSFGQWLFANNKDPIAARLDDEESLTVDARVFEKRPATLLRAIDHLRTSRSTGGIVPIAGRTELHPYPQDAALIEGYKNDAATDTGKKDASKNATALRSFSDYLRENSKKGIAARLSDEALDGDVKSYKRAPGADSRIGAALAHLRKSQAGAKAMELERHIDSEDAALKESRRVGDAAAQHSSLQKAGSWPEELLPAEGHDQNLLLGPMDEPGPPSSAPQPAQSTGVAIGHKKRPLHSEDVPLIAGFEEALRNGSAAERTVRNYLSSLRSFGQRLYANNKKSIFARLDDEESLTADARELFEKRPATLLRAIDHLRTSRLTGGIVPIAGRTELHPYPQDAALIEEYKNEAATDTGKKEEARKDATALRSFSDYLRENNKKGIAGRLSGKALDGDVKSYKKDAGADSRIGAALAHLRKSQAGPKAMELERHIDPEDAALMESRQVGDAAAQHSAWQKAGSWPEELLPAEGHDQDLGRMDEPGPSSSAPQPAQSTGILIGHDKQPLHTEDAPLISGLEEALRNGNAAERTARGYVRTLLSFGHWLFANNKDPIAARLDDEKSLTADAREFIGKGNPLRLLAAIVHLRTSQSTGGVVRIAGRTELHPYPQDAALIEEYKNEAATDTGKKDASRKDATALRSFSDYLRDNNRPGIAAGLGTSFDGDVESYRKVAGADSRIGAALARLRKSQAGAEAMEHERHIDPEEAALRESRRVGDAAAQHIASQKGGSWPEELLPAEGHDQDLLLGLMDEPGPSSSAPQSAQSTWIVIGKRKQPLYSVDAPLISGLERALIKGGFSKSAAEQHGGSLRSFSRWLFAKEKPSIRDRLDNKSLTDGGEVLEFTGEGNPKRLVQAIDYLRTLRSTGEVPISRRAKLNPHPQNVAFINPEDTVLMEPRRVDAAAAQHSASQETGRRPEELPAEGRDQDLLLGLMDEPRSSSSLEPAARHDQAPDPGEPDRQQSPDEPMAALARSNRLPSEEVLINDEHDTAELRPAKRQRTLNNPQGVAGERQLSEIANSGGQPTPAPTHQQGTSSWETQPMLLRSGYEDVTAPHAVAMYVGGAAAQHSARQRAVSRPLVLPEGYDQDLRLMVEDGPSWPEVPPEQAQDIVQAGQEPARPTVEAAPTHSARARSNTYGGIEVSFNPNSPASFELRDNACSPAPGFPPPFAGPVPGHHQGAQQLGSPQGLSPVSAHSDDDALAWLSEELARQMQEPASPSTARAQDLYRGFEALLDPDVAELDDSAHFAPAPSARACSDTYGGLEVSFNPNSPTSFELRDNAWSRAPGFPPPFAGPVPGHHQGARQLGSPQGLSPVSAHSDDDALAWLSEELARQMQEPASPSTARAQDLYRGFGALLDPDAAELDDSAHFAPAPSARARSDTYDGLPLVDLTAPAPSPLRDDIVRRFPITSSDAQIGALNPIALSHNRGLVLEHTEWLGDEHILRDYQLQELDLQRSDSDLAARTRFVDPLEALRLRLGAESDVLRVFHRIVHDRRDNDTADFLLLPVNDASATDRGRHWSLLFVDRSNRQRPVAYHYDSYGRYNETHARQLAERLNLALQPAGMAQQQNTCDCGVFVVDGTRELVRQLAQGREPDQLNLSNVVANRQALQARLRG, from the coding sequence ATGGATTTCCCCTCGACCAAGCGGGTGCGTGAACAATCGGACAGCACGGGCCCGCAAGAGAGCTCACCCGCGGCTCCGTCCGCAGCCGCGGCGACCTTTGAGCGGCAATTGAGCGAGATCGGCAGTTCAGGTGAAGGTGATGGAGCAATGCCGGCCGCCTCGACGCCGCAGCCGGCTCAGTCAAAAGGGATTCTGAGAAGGCTCAGCAAAAGCCCCCTTTATTCCCAGGATGCTCCCCTTATTTTGGGGCTTGAGAAGGCCCTCATCAAGGGCGGGGCCGCCAAAGGCACCGCACGAAATAATCTATATTCTCTTCGCAGCTTTGGCCAGTGGCTCTTCGCAAATAACAAAGATCCCATTGCTGCTCGGCTCGACGACGAAGAGTCGCTGACCGTTGATGCGCGCGTGTTCGAAAAGCGTCCCGCGACACTCCTTAGGGCAATAGACCATCTCAGGACCTCGCGGTCGACGGGCGGAATCGTGCCGATCGCAGGCCGCACTGAGTTGCATCCTTATCCCCAGGACGCAGCTCTGATCGAAGGGTACAAAAACGACGCAGCGACAGATACCGGCAAGAAGGATGCAAGCAAGAATGCAACTGCTCTTCGCAGTTTCAGCGACTACCTGCGTGAAAACAGCAAGAAGGGCATTGCTGCTCGTCTTTCAGACGAGGCGTTGGATGGAGATGTCAAGAGCTATAAGAGGGCCCCCGGTGCTGATTCAAGGATCGGTGCCGCTCTGGCTCATCTCCGAAAATCGCAGGCGGGCGCTAAGGCGATGGAGCTCGAGCGCCATATTGATTCCGAAGACGCGGCCCTGAAGGAGTCGAGGCGGGTCGGCGACGCTGCTGCGCAGCACAGTTCGTTGCAGAAAGCTGGCAGTTGGCCAGAGGAATTGCTTCCTGCGGAAGGCCATGATCAGAATTTGCTTTTGGGTCCGATGGACGAACCCGGCCCGCCGTCCTCGGCGCCGCAACCGGCTCAGTCAACTGGGGTTGCGATAGGGCACAAGAAGCGGCCTCTTCATTCCGAGGATGTTCCCCTTATTGCGGGGTTTGAGGAGGCCCTCCGGAATGGGAGCGCCGCCGAACGCACCGTCCGAAACTATCTATCTTCTCTTCGCAGCTTTGGCCAGAGGCTCTACGCAAATAACAAAAAGAGCATTTTTGCTCGGCTCGACGACGAAGAGTCACTGACCGCTGATGCGCGCGAGTTGTTCGAAAAGCGTCCCGCGACACTCCTTAGGGCAATAGACCATCTCAGGACCTCGCGGTTGACGGGCGGAATCGTGCCGATCGCAGGCCGCACTGAGTTGCATCCTTATCCCCAGGACGCAGCTCTCATCGAAGAGTACAAAAACGAAGCAGCGACAGATACCGGCAAGAAGGAAGAAGCCAGGAAGGATGCAACGGCTCTTCGCAGTTTCAGTGACTACCTGCGTGAAAACAACAAGAAGGGCATTGCTGGTCGGCTTTCAGGCAAGGCGCTGGATGGAGATGTCAAGAGCTATAAGAAGGACGCCGGTGCTGATTCGAGGATCGGTGCCGCTCTGGCTCATCTCCGAAAATCACAGGCGGGCCCTAAAGCGATGGAGCTCGAGCGCCATATTGATCCCGAAGACGCGGCCCTGATGGAGTCGAGACAGGTCGGCGACGCCGCTGCGCAGCACAGTGCGTGGCAGAAAGCTGGCAGTTGGCCAGAGGAATTGCTTCCTGCGGAAGGCCACGATCAGGATTTGGGCCGGATGGACGAACCCGGCCCGTCGTCCTCGGCGCCGCAGCCGGCTCAGTCAACTGGAATTTTGATAGGGCACGACAAGCAGCCTCTTCATACCGAGGATGCTCCCCTTATTTCGGGGCTTGAGGAGGCCCTCCGTAATGGGAACGCCGCCGAACGCACTGCCAGGGGCTATGTACGTACTCTTCTCAGCTTTGGCCACTGGCTCTTCGCAAATAACAAAGATCCCATTGCTGCTCGGCTCGACGACGAAAAGTCACTGACCGCTGATGCGCGCGAGTTCATCGGAAAGGGTAATCCCTTAAGGCTTCTTGCGGCGATAGTTCATCTCCGAACCTCGCAGTCGACGGGCGGAGTCGTGCGGATCGCAGGCCGCACTGAGTTGCATCCTTATCCCCAGGACGCGGCTCTCATCGAAGAGTACAAAAACGAAGCAGCGACAGATACCGGCAAGAAGGATGCAAGCAGGAAGGATGCAACTGCTCTTCGCAGTTTCAGCGACTACCTGCGTGACAACAACAGGCCGGGCATTGCTGCTGGGCTCGGCACGTCGTTTGATGGAGATGTCGAGAGCTATAGGAAGGTCGCCGGTGCTGATTCCAGGATTGGTGCCGCACTGGCTCGTCTCCGAAAATCGCAGGCCGGCGCTGAGGCGATGGAGCACGAGCGCCATATTGATCCCGAAGAGGCGGCCCTGAGGGAGTCGAGGCGGGTCGGCGACGCCGCTGCGCAGCACATTGCGTCGCAGAAGGGTGGCAGTTGGCCAGAGGAATTGCTTCCTGCGGAAGGCCATGATCAGGATTTGCTTTTGGGGCTGATGGATGAACCCGGCCCGTCGTCCTCGGCGCCGCAGTCGGCTCAGTCAACTTGGATTGTGATAGGGAAGAGGAAGCAGCCTCTTTATTCCGTGGATGCTCCCCTTATTTCGGGGCTTGAGAGGGCCCTCATCAAGGGCGGGTTCAGCAAATCCGCTGCCGAGCAGCACGGAGGTTCCCTTCGTAGCTTTAGCCGTTGGCTTTTCGCAAAAGAAAAACCGAGCATTCGTGATCGGCTCGACAATAAGTCGCTGACCGATGGCGGTGAGGTGCTCGAGTTCACCGGAGAGGGTAATCCAAAGAGACTCGTTCAGGCAATCGACTATCTCCGGACCTTGCGGTCGACGGGCGAAGTGCCGATCTCACGACGCGCTAAGCTGAATCCTCACCCCCAGAACGTGGCCTTTATCAATCCCGAAGACACGGTACTGATGGAGCCGAGGCGCGTCGACGCCGCCGCTGCGCAGCACAGCGCGTCGCAGGAAACTGGCCGTCGGCCAGAGGAGCTTCCCGCGGAAGGCCGCGATCAGGATTTGCTTTTGGGGCTGATGGACGAACCCCGCTCGTCGTCATCTCTCGAGCCAGCCGCGCGCCATGACCAGGCACCGGATCCCGGAGAGCCCGACCGCCAGCAGTCCCCGGACGAGCCGATGGCTGCGCTTGCCAGGAGCAACCGCCTGCCAAGCGAGGAGGTCCTCATCAACGATGAGCATGACACAGCTGAGTTGAGGCCAGCGAAGAGGCAGAGGACCCTAAACAATCCGCAAGGCGTTGCCGGCGAGCGGCAGCTGAGCGAGATCGCCAATTCAGGCGGCCAGCCGACACCGGCGCCTACCCATCAACAGGGTACGTCGTCATGGGAGACGCAGCCGATGCTGCTGCGGAGCGGCTACGAAGATGTCACGGCGCCGCATGCGGTCGCGATGTACGTCGGGGGCGCCGCTGCGCAGCACAGCGCGCGGCAGCGAGCTGTCAGTCGGCCATTGGTCCTCCCGGAAGGTTACGATCAGGATCTGCGCTTAATGGTGGAAGACGGCCCATCGTGGCCCGAGGTTCCTCCTGAGCAGGCGCAGGACATAGTCCAAGCTGGGCAGGAACCTGCCCGGCCGACCGTGGAAGCAGCGCCAACGCACTCTGCCAGGGCTCGCTCAAATACCTACGGCGGTATTGAGGTGTCGTTTAATCCGAATTCGCCCGCATCATTTGAGTTGCGTGACAATGCTTGCAGCCCGGCGCCTGGCTTTCCGCCGCCGTTTGCCGGGCCGGTACCGGGGCATCACCAGGGCGCTCAACAGCTCGGCTCGCCGCAGGGGCTTTCTCCGGTGTCCGCCCACTCGGACGATGACGCTTTGGCGTGGTTGAGCGAGGAGCTTGCGCGGCAGATGCAAGAACCGGCATCACCATCAACTGCCAGGGCTCAGGATCTCTATCGTGGATTTGAGGCACTCCTTGATCCGGATGTGGCCGAGTTGGATGACAGTGCTCACTTTGCGCCAGCGCCTTCTGCCAGGGCTTGCTCAGACACCTACGGCGGTCTTGAGGTATCGTTTAATCCGAATTCGCCCACATCATTTGAGTTGCGCGACAATGCTTGGAGCCGGGCGCCTGGCTTTCCGCCGCCGTTTGCCGGGCCGGTACCGGGGCATCACCAGGGCGCTCGACAGCTCGGCTCGCCGCAGGGGCTTTCTCCGGTGTCCGCCCACTCGGACGATGACGCTTTGGCGTGGTTGAGCGAGGAGCTTGCGCGGCAGATGCAAGAACCGGCATCACCATCAACTGCCAGGGCTCAGGATCTCTATCGTGGGTTTGGGGCACTGCTTGATCCGGATGCGGCCGAGTTGGATGACAGTGCTCACTTTGCGCCAGCGCCTTCTGCCAGGGCTCGTTCAGACACCTACGACGGTCTTCCATTGGTTGATCTGACCGCGCCCGCACCGTCCCCATTGCGCGACGATATCGTGCGGCGGTTTCCGATCACCTCCTCCGATGCTCAGATCGGGGCGTTGAATCCGATAGCCTTGTCCCATAACCGCGGGCTGGTGCTCGAGCACACGGAATGGCTGGGCGACGAGCATATCCTCAGGGATTACCAGCTTCAGGAGCTGGATTTGCAGAGGAGCGATTCGGATCTCGCCGCCCGGACGCGGTTCGTAGATCCCCTCGAAGCGCTGCGGCTGCGCCTGGGCGCGGAGAGCGACGTGCTACGCGTATTCCATCGCATCGTCCATGATCGGCGTGATAACGATACAGCCGACTTCCTGTTGCTGCCAGTGAACGATGCCAGTGCTACGGACCGCGGCAGGCATTGGTCGCTGCTGTTCGTTGATCGCAGCAACCGGCAACGGCCTGTCGCCTATCACTACGATTCCTACGGGAGATACAACGAGACGCATGCAAGACAACTCGCAGAAAGGCTGAACCTCGCCCTGCAGCCCGCCGGCATGGCCCAGCAGCAGAACACTTGTGATTGCGGCGTCTTTGTCGTGGACGGCACGCGGGAGCTGGTTAGGCAATTGGCGCAAGGACGGGAGCCAGACCAGCTGAACCTCAGCAACGTCGTTGCCAATCGGCAGGCACTGCAAGCGCGACTCAGGGGTTGA
- a CDS encoding type II toxin-antitoxin system PrlF family antitoxin — translation MAKTAEILEIPATITDRGQTTVPAAIRKMLALGKRDQVVFRGLADGTVVIAKKQLSADHGDPVIGTFLAFLARDMGSEPARIRPVPKSLVARGKGLVKGVKVDLDAALPEDDT, via the coding sequence ATGGCCAAGACCGCCGAAATCCTCGAGATCCCCGCGACCATCACAGACCGCGGCCAGACGACCGTGCCCGCCGCCATCCGCAAAATGCTGGCCCTGGGAAAGCGCGACCAGGTCGTGTTTCGGGGGCTCGCTGACGGCACCGTTGTGATCGCGAAGAAGCAGTTGAGCGCCGACCACGGCGATCCGGTGATCGGCACGTTCCTCGCGTTCCTGGCCCGCGACATGGGGAGCGAGCCAGCCCGGATCCGGCCGGTGCCGAAGTCGCTGGTCGCGCGCGGCAAGGGCTTGGTCAAGGGTGTTAAGGTCGATCTCGACGCGGCGCTGCCGGAAGACGATACGTGA
- a CDS encoding WGR domain-containing protein has protein sequence MPNLKLGPLHLRRIDTTRNMRRFYLLSIQPTLFGGVSLIRDWGRIGTTGQTMVQTFDASAEAGEAFGRLERAKRRRGYTSAEERV, from the coding sequence ATGCCGAACCTTAAGCTAGGGCCGCTTCACCTTCGCCGCATCGACACCACCCGCAACATGCGGCGGTTTTACTTGCTTTCGATCCAACCGACCTTGTTCGGCGGGGTCTCGCTGATCCGCGACTGGGGCCGGATCGGCACGACCGGCCAGACGATGGTGCAGACTTTCGATGCCAGCGCTGAAGCGGGCGAAGCATTCGGACGGCTGGAGCGCGCCAAGCGCAGGCGCGGATACACCTCTGCTGAGGAGAGAGTCTGA
- a CDS encoding type II toxin-antitoxin system YhaV family toxin, whose translation MSDDTFGVNGWTVYAHPLFLDQFETMIAAVEKARKKDPKGYKKKRAAKLLSAVLKVAFDDIPSDPTRDVYRQGGTLGDEYKHWFRAKLLQQFRLFFRYQQSADAKIIVLAWVNDDSTLRAYESANDAYAVFRKMLDRGNPPDSWNELVAAASTGESKTRLSRSTRGR comes from the coding sequence GTGAGCGACGACACCTTCGGGGTTAACGGTTGGACGGTCTACGCCCATCCGCTATTTCTCGACCAGTTCGAGACTATGATCGCGGCGGTCGAGAAGGCGCGCAAGAAGGATCCGAAGGGATACAAGAAGAAGCGCGCCGCGAAGCTCCTGTCGGCTGTCTTGAAGGTGGCGTTCGACGACATTCCGAGTGACCCAACGCGTGACGTCTATCGGCAGGGCGGCACTCTCGGCGACGAGTACAAGCACTGGTTCCGCGCGAAATTGCTGCAGCAGTTCCGCCTGTTCTTCCGCTATCAGCAATCGGCGGACGCCAAGATCATCGTTCTCGCCTGGGTGAACGACGACTCGACGCTGCGCGCCTACGAGAGCGCGAACGACGCCTACGCCGTGTTCAGGAAGATGCTGGACCGCGGGAACCCGCCGGACTCGTGGAACGAACTCGTAGCCGCGGCCTCGACTGGCGAATCCAAGACGCGTCTATCGCGCTCGACGCGCGGGAGATGA
- a CDS encoding ABC transporter permease subunit has product MPAVRQKLHSSPCPDFRSQLFLFYALPDIGIRLTPFETSWLALALWGGAYQTEVFRAAFEAVPKGEVTAARALGLPAFQTFLDITLPIALRIAITGTTTTAITQFRSSSFMIVVGYQELTYVANRIVSDTFKVFETFGIACLMYLLVCSILSALSRTFERRLAVPGLGVVK; this is encoded by the coding sequence TTGCCCGCCGTCAGGCAGAAACTCCACTCATCGCCCTGTCCAGATTTCCGGAGCCAGCTCTTTCTGTTCTACGCGCTACCCGACATAGGCATCCGTCTGACGCCGTTCGAGACTTCCTGGCTAGCGCTCGCATTGTGGGGCGGTGCTTATCAAACGGAGGTCTTCAGGGCCGCATTCGAAGCTGTGCCGAAAGGCGAAGTGACGGCAGCTCGCGCTCTCGGCTTGCCGGCGTTCCAGACCTTTCTTGACATCACACTCCCGATCGCGTTGCGCATCGCGATCACCGGAACAACAACCACGGCGATCACGCAGTTCAGGTCGTCCTCCTTCATGATCGTCGTCGGCTATCAGGAATTGACCTATGTCGCCAACCGGATCGTGTCAGATACGTTTAAAGTGTTTGAGACCTTCGGAATCGCTTGTCTCATGTACCTGCTGGTGTGCAGCATCCTAAGCGCTTTGTCTCGTACGTTCGAGCGCAGGCTCGCGGTTCCGGGGCTGGGAGTAGTTAAATGA
- a CDS encoding amino acid ABC transporter permease: protein MTNWVWPVTLYLGKSLLVTLWISLLTVILATILGLLIAALSQSTLTFARFVGRLYVELFRGVPSLMILLFVFFALPQIGLRTGPLTAAIIGLGLWGGANIGEVFRGALDSIPHRQEQGARALGLSATEALVFVILPQAFRRALPPYVGQLTVLVQASALTSVVGVSDLLGSARQMIERLAYVGTGDSHAIEIYLGVLSIFFVICYALSGLASMIERCLRV from the coding sequence ATGACCAACTGGGTTTGGCCTGTCACCCTTTACCTTGGTAAGAGCCTTTTGGTTACTTTGTGGATCTCGCTGCTCACCGTCATTTTGGCGACAATCCTTGGTCTCCTGATCGCGGCGCTGTCGCAAAGCACGCTCACGTTCGCGCGCTTTGTCGGACGGCTTTACGTTGAGTTGTTCCGCGGCGTGCCGTCGCTTATGATACTCCTCTTCGTGTTCTTTGCCCTTCCGCAAATTGGTCTCCGCACGGGCCCACTCACGGCCGCAATAATCGGATTGGGGCTCTGGGGCGGGGCGAACATCGGTGAGGTCTTTCGAGGCGCCTTGGATTCAATTCCACATCGCCAAGAGCAGGGCGCCCGAGCGCTTGGCTTGAGCGCAACGGAAGCGCTTGTGTTCGTCATTTTGCCACAAGCATTTCGGCGTGCGTTGCCGCCCTACGTCGGGCAGCTCACCGTTCTCGTCCAGGCGAGTGCACTGACGTCCGTTGTTGGGGTGTCGGATCTCTTGGGATCGGCGCGTCAAATGATAGAAAGACTAGCGTATGTCGGAACCGGAGACTCACACGCCATCGAGATCTATCTGGGCGTGCTGAGCATATTCTTTGTGATCTGCTACGCGTTGAGCGGGCTGGCCAGTATGATCGAACGCTGTCTTCGAGTCTGA